Proteins found in one Streptomyces sp. NBC_00461 genomic segment:
- a CDS encoding sigma-70 family RNA polymerase sigma factor: protein MATRAVARRKSATGETADAASSVRAHAGEIADRDLVGMYLDEIARTPLLDAAKEVELSQIIEAGVFARQVLDGDEESKAEASREELQALVDDGERAKDVFIRSNLRLVVAVARRYPRSGLPLLDLIQEGNAGLVRAVEKFDYAKGFKFSTYATWWIRQAITRSIADQSRTIRLPVHLVEELGRIRRVQREFNREHGRDPEPAEIGAELDTKPERVIDVLDWARDPVSLNMAVDDEGETQFGDLLEDTSAVSPEQSVLTLLRSEELDHLIGRLDPRTASIIKMRYGIDDGRERTLTEVGKEHGLTRERIRQIEKHALLELKKLARSTGFEAAA from the coding sequence ATGGCAACCCGTGCCGTCGCCCGTCGTAAGTCCGCCACCGGCGAGACGGCCGACGCGGCAAGCAGTGTTCGCGCTCACGCCGGCGAGATCGCCGACCGTGACCTGGTCGGCATGTACCTCGACGAGATCGCGCGCACGCCGCTGCTCGACGCTGCCAAGGAGGTCGAGCTGTCACAGATCATCGAGGCGGGTGTGTTCGCGCGACAGGTCCTCGACGGAGACGAGGAGTCCAAGGCCGAGGCCTCCCGCGAGGAGCTTCAGGCCCTGGTCGACGACGGCGAGCGGGCGAAGGACGTCTTCATCCGCTCCAACCTCCGCCTGGTCGTGGCCGTGGCCCGGCGCTACCCGCGCAGCGGCCTCCCCCTCCTCGACCTGATCCAGGAGGGCAACGCCGGACTGGTGCGCGCGGTCGAGAAGTTCGACTACGCCAAGGGCTTCAAGTTCTCGACGTACGCGACCTGGTGGATCCGTCAGGCGATCACCCGCTCGATAGCGGACCAGTCGCGCACCATCCGCCTGCCCGTCCACCTCGTGGAGGAGCTGGGCCGGATCCGCCGTGTGCAGCGCGAGTTCAACCGCGAGCACGGCCGCGACCCGGAGCCCGCGGAGATCGGCGCGGAGCTCGACACGAAGCCGGAGCGCGTGATCGACGTCCTGGACTGGGCCCGCGACCCGGTCTCCCTGAACATGGCCGTGGACGACGAGGGCGAGACCCAGTTCGGCGACCTGCTGGAGGACACCTCGGCGGTCTCCCCGGAGCAGTCCGTCCTGACCCTGCTGCGCAGCGAGGAGCTCGACCACCTCATCGGCCGCCTCGACCCGCGCACGGCCTCCATCATCAAGATGCGCTACGGCATCGACGACGGCCGCGAGCGCACCCTGACGGAGGTCGGCAAGGAACACGGCCTGACCCGCGAGCGCATCCGCCAGATCGAGAAGCACGCCCTGCTGGAGCTGAAGAAGCTGGCCCGGTCCACGGGCTTCGAGGCGGCGGCCTGA
- a CDS encoding MarR family winged helix-turn-helix transcriptional regulator, which produces MNTASTSAPDRETSAGEARWLSDDEQRVWRSYLHATTLLEDHLDRQLQRDAGMPHVYYGLLVGLAEAPRQRLRMTELAMKSKITRSRLSHAIARLEKNGWVRREDCPSDKRGQFAVLTDAGAEVLARTAPGHVTAVRQALFERLTPQQQESLGEIMEIVAEGLQPNEAGADLPWLR; this is translated from the coding sequence ATGAACACGGCATCCACATCCGCGCCCGACCGGGAGACCTCCGCCGGGGAAGCGCGCTGGCTCAGCGATGACGAGCAGCGCGTCTGGCGCTCCTACCTGCACGCCACCACGCTCCTGGAGGACCACCTCGACCGCCAGCTCCAGCGGGACGCGGGCATGCCGCACGTCTACTACGGGCTGCTGGTCGGACTCGCCGAGGCCCCGCGGCAGCGGCTGCGGATGACCGAGCTGGCGATGAAGTCGAAGATCACCCGCTCCCGCCTCTCGCACGCCATAGCGCGTCTGGAGAAGAACGGCTGGGTGCGCCGGGAGGACTGCCCCTCCGACAAACGGGGCCAGTTCGCGGTGCTGACCGACGCGGGTGCCGAGGTGCTGGCCCGGACCGCGCCGGGTCATGTGACAGCGGTGCGGCAGGCGCTGTTCGAGCGGCTGACGCCACAACAGCAGGAGTCCCTCGGCGAGATCATGGAGATCGTCGCCGAGGGACTCCAGCCGAACGAAGCGGGTGC
- a CDS encoding dioxygenase family protein — protein MSAATQERMPALYLSHGAPPLADDPIWPGELAAWSADLPRPRAILMVSAHWEEAPLALGAVDTIPLVYDFWGFPEHYYQVTYEAPGAPELAESVRKLLRAPGIPVQDIPDRGLDHGAYVPLVEMFPAADIPVLQISMPTLDPVRLMDIGRKLAPLRDEGVLIVGSGFFTHNLAALRHTGAGVPSWSSEFDDWGRKALEGRDWDGLLDFLHKAPAGRYAHPRTEHFAPLFVTMGAAEVTGELDAQKSVIDGFWMGMAKRSVQFG, from the coding sequence ATGTCCGCCGCCACCCAGGAGCGCATGCCCGCCCTCTATCTCAGCCATGGCGCCCCACCGCTCGCGGACGACCCGATCTGGCCCGGCGAACTCGCAGCCTGGTCCGCCGATCTGCCCCGCCCCAGGGCGATCCTCATGGTCTCCGCCCACTGGGAGGAGGCCCCCCTCGCGCTGGGCGCGGTCGACACGATCCCGCTCGTCTACGACTTCTGGGGCTTCCCCGAGCACTACTACCAGGTGACCTACGAGGCGCCGGGCGCTCCCGAACTCGCCGAGTCCGTACGGAAGTTGCTGCGCGCCCCCGGCATCCCCGTGCAGGACATCCCGGACCGAGGCCTCGACCACGGCGCCTACGTCCCGCTCGTCGAGATGTTCCCGGCCGCCGACATCCCGGTCCTGCAGATCTCCATGCCGACCCTCGACCCGGTGAGGCTGATGGACATCGGCCGCAAGCTGGCGCCGCTGCGCGACGAGGGCGTGCTGATCGTCGGCTCCGGCTTCTTCACCCACAACCTGGCCGCGCTGCGGCACACCGGCGCGGGAGTGCCGAGTTGGTCGTCGGAGTTCGACGACTGGGGCAGGAAGGCGCTGGAGGGGCGGGACTGGGACGGCCTGCTCGACTTCCTCCACAAGGCCCCGGCCGGCCGCTACGCCCACCCGCGCACCGAGCACTTCGCCCCGCTGTTCGTGACCATGGGCGCGGCGGAGGTGACCGGCGAGCTGGACGCGCAGAAGTCCGTGATCGACGGCTTCTGGATGGGCATGGCCAAGAGGTCCGTACAGTTCGGCTGA
- a CDS encoding TetR/AcrR family transcriptional regulator yields MDIARAAAGLFVKQGLRATRAEDIAQAAGVAPRTFYRYFASKEEAVAPLYAAGAQRWTEAVAAAPADLPLPQALEHAARHTLTPGQGVSAASWELVRTLIRLTDTSPALGKVWAEVCHTSEGRLAEVLAGRGEAGDSDNVGKDAATSPGHSSTRRFAAAVAGAAVRVAVESWAAGTAPASGPGGPAALALHNLEALRDFPWTDLVGA; encoded by the coding sequence ATGGACATCGCCCGCGCGGCCGCGGGACTGTTCGTGAAACAGGGACTTCGCGCCACCCGCGCCGAGGACATCGCCCAGGCCGCCGGAGTGGCCCCGCGCACCTTCTACCGCTATTTCGCGTCGAAGGAGGAGGCCGTCGCGCCCCTCTACGCGGCGGGCGCCCAGCGCTGGACCGAAGCGGTGGCCGCAGCCCCCGCCGACCTGCCCCTCCCACAGGCCCTGGAACACGCCGCGCGCCACACGCTGACGCCCGGCCAGGGAGTCTCGGCGGCCTCCTGGGAACTGGTCCGCACCCTGATCCGCCTGACCGACACCAGCCCCGCGCTGGGCAAGGTGTGGGCGGAGGTGTGCCACACGTCGGAGGGGAGGCTGGCGGAGGTACTGGCAGGTCGGGGCGAGGCCGGCGACTCCGACAACGTTGGCAAGGACGCGGCGACGAGCCCCGGGCACTCCTCCACACGACGCTTCGCCGCAGCCGTCGCCGGTGCCGCCGTACGCGTGGCGGTCGAGAGCTGGGCGGCCGGCACAGCACCGGCAAGCGGCCCCGGGGGCCCGGCCGCACTGGCACTGCACAACCTGGAAGCGCTACGGGACTTTCCGTGGACGGACCTTGTGGGGGCGTAG
- a CDS encoding helix-turn-helix transcriptional regulator, protein MTTDTPARLLQLLSLLQTPREWPGGELADRLGVSRRTVRRDIDRLREIGYPVQATMGADGGYRLVAGKAMPPLVLDDEEAVAIAIGLRAGAGHALEGVDEASVRALAKLEQVLPSRLRHRVSTLQAATMPLTSGDGASIAPETLTVMASTVAGRERLRFAYRAGDGTESRRVTEPYRLVSTGRRWYLVAYDLDRADWRTFRVDRVREPFATGARFAPRELPTGSAAEYLRRSMQRHQESYDFEVTFAASAEAVAARAPSWLGTPDPLDADSCRLRGRTGDAVEWLAARLALLGFDFTVHEPTELVQSVRELGERLARASGA, encoded by the coding sequence ATGACGACGGACACCCCGGCCCGGCTGCTCCAGCTCCTCTCCCTCCTCCAGACGCCCCGCGAATGGCCCGGCGGTGAGCTCGCCGACCGGCTCGGGGTGTCCCGGCGCACGGTGCGGCGCGATATCGACCGGCTGCGTGAGATCGGCTATCCCGTGCAGGCCACGATGGGCGCGGACGGCGGCTACCGGCTGGTCGCGGGCAAGGCGATGCCGCCGCTCGTGCTCGACGACGAGGAAGCGGTGGCGATCGCCATCGGGCTGCGGGCGGGGGCCGGACACGCGCTCGAAGGCGTGGACGAGGCGTCCGTGCGGGCCCTCGCCAAGCTGGAACAGGTCCTGCCCTCCCGGCTGCGCCACCGCGTCTCCACACTGCAGGCCGCGACCATGCCGCTGACCAGCGGGGACGGGGCGAGCATCGCGCCCGAGACGCTGACCGTCATGGCGTCCACCGTGGCGGGGCGGGAACGGCTGCGGTTCGCCTACCGCGCAGGCGACGGGACCGAGTCACGGCGCGTGACGGAGCCCTACCGGCTCGTCTCGACCGGGCGTCGCTGGTACCTCGTCGCGTACGACCTCGATCGCGCCGACTGGCGGACCTTCCGCGTCGACCGGGTGCGCGAGCCCTTCGCTACCGGCGCACGGTTCGCCCCACGGGAACTGCCGACCGGCAGCGCGGCGGAGTATCTGCGGCGTTCGATGCAGCGGCACCAGGAGTCGTACGACTTCGAGGTCACCTTCGCCGCCTCCGCGGAGGCCGTCGCCGCGCGCGCCCCGTCGTGGCTGGGCACGCCGGACCCACTCGACGCGGATTCCTGCCGACTGCGCGGACGAACCGGAGACGCGGTGGAATGGCTGGCAGCCCGCCTCGCCCTCCTGGGCTTCGACTTCACGGTGCACGAGCCAACAGAACTGGTCCAGTCCGTACGGGAGTTGGGCGAACGCCTGGCCCGAGCGTCAGGCGCCTGA
- a CDS encoding GNAT family N-acetyltransferase, translated as MSSKRTEVQVRPGVEGDLDALTDIYNHYVRETPITFDTAVFTPEERRPWLLSHPEDGPHRLMVATEADTQEILGYATSSPYRAKRAYDTSVEVTVYVAPSAGRRGIGTLLYKALFEALADEDLHRAYAGIAQPNEASTRLHERFGFRYVGTYREVGRKFGRYWDVAWYEKDL; from the coding sequence ATGTCGTCGAAACGTACAGAGGTGCAGGTGAGGCCAGGAGTCGAGGGAGACCTCGACGCTCTCACCGACATCTACAACCACTATGTACGTGAGACGCCCATCACATTCGATACCGCCGTCTTCACTCCGGAAGAGCGCCGCCCTTGGCTGCTCTCCCACCCTGAAGACGGCCCGCATCGCCTGATGGTTGCCACAGAGGCGGACACACAGGAAATTCTGGGTTACGCCACATCCAGTCCTTATCGCGCCAAGCGCGCCTACGACACCTCGGTCGAGGTGACGGTGTACGTCGCCCCGAGCGCGGGCCGGCGCGGCATCGGCACGCTGCTGTACAAGGCGCTCTTCGAGGCCCTGGCGGACGAGGACCTGCACCGCGCCTACGCGGGCATCGCCCAGCCCAACGAAGCGTCCACGCGGCTGCACGAACGCTTCGGATTCCGGTACGTCGGCACCTATCGGGAAGTGGGCCGCAAGTTCGGGCGGTACTGGGACGTGGCCTGGTACGAGAAGGACCTCTAG